From a region of the Mycobacteroides saopaulense genome:
- a CDS encoding MmpS family transport accessory protein, with product MFDRLVGWLIERQRWIYPVLVVLWIAAGTYITTAPKVALPTPEVVPTAQPVSAMSLSQPKTVTYEVSSGGQPVTVSYLDEKGQSRLFNGATPWHTSLTTSDFGFTAGVTAISAGTITCRITVDGKVADEKTDTGRSPSVSCNLVAFQKLDPQGGR from the coding sequence ATGTTCGACCGGCTGGTGGGGTGGCTCATCGAGCGTCAGCGCTGGATCTACCCGGTGCTCGTCGTCTTGTGGATCGCCGCGGGCACCTACATAACCACTGCACCAAAGGTTGCGCTGCCGACCCCCGAGGTCGTCCCGACCGCGCAACCGGTCAGCGCCATGTCGTTGAGCCAACCGAAGACCGTGACCTACGAGGTGTCCAGCGGGGGCCAACCCGTCACGGTGTCCTACCTCGACGAAAAGGGCCAGTCTCGCCTCTTCAACGGCGCCACACCCTGGCATACCAGCCTGACCACCAGTGACTTCGGGTTCACGGCGGGTGTCACGGCGATATCCGCCGGGACTATCACCTGTCGCATCACCGTCGACGGCAAGGTCGCCGACGAGAAGACCGACACCGGCCGCAGCCCCTCGGTGAGCTGCAACCTCGTCGCATTTCAGAAACTCGACCCGCAAGGTGGCCGCTGA
- a CDS encoding glycoside hydrolase family 76 protein → MDVLWANRASSAEAAITARHFSPLWHLPRMRLGIVTWPPAPGATWFKNWHYWWQAHLQDCLIDAQLRDPRPDRLKYIADMQRAHRFRNVFMWTNQYYDDMAWLALAMQRASELLGLERPRALNRLRQQFLDAWMPQYGGGIPWRKQDRFFNTPANGPAAIVLARTGRVWRAEVMSDWIDRTLVDPDSHLVIDGIQEDGTLERATYTYCQGVVLGLETELAVRTAESRHAERVHRLVHAVKDHMTSDGVIRGSGGGDGGLFNGILARYLALVVTTLPQNSPQDTDARATAREILLSSAESAWANRLTVEDLPLFGADWTRTADLPTVQSQASQFVAGAVNPSTVPERDLSVQLSGWMLLEAAHVVA, encoded by the coding sequence ATGGATGTGCTGTGGGCAAACCGCGCCAGTAGCGCCGAAGCCGCAATCACTGCCAGACATTTCTCGCCGCTGTGGCATCTACCACGGATGCGCTTGGGCATCGTCACATGGCCGCCGGCGCCGGGTGCCACCTGGTTCAAGAACTGGCATTACTGGTGGCAGGCGCACCTGCAGGATTGCTTGATCGATGCGCAATTGCGTGACCCGCGGCCGGACCGGCTCAAGTACATCGCGGATATGCAACGCGCGCATCGCTTTCGCAATGTCTTCATGTGGACCAACCAGTACTACGACGACATGGCGTGGTTGGCCCTCGCCATGCAGCGAGCCTCCGAACTCCTGGGTCTGGAGCGCCCCCGCGCACTGAATCGCTTGCGCCAGCAATTCCTCGATGCGTGGATGCCGCAGTACGGCGGTGGCATCCCGTGGCGCAAGCAGGACAGGTTCTTCAACACGCCTGCCAACGGACCGGCGGCAATCGTGTTGGCGCGCACCGGAAGAGTGTGGCGGGCGGAGGTGATGTCCGACTGGATCGACAGGACCCTCGTCGACCCTGACTCGCATCTGGTGATCGACGGCATACAAGAGGACGGCACTCTCGAGCGAGCCACCTATACCTACTGTCAGGGCGTGGTTTTGGGGCTGGAGACCGAACTCGCGGTGCGGACCGCGGAATCGCGGCACGCCGAGCGGGTGCATCGGCTGGTCCACGCCGTCAAGGATCACATGACCTCGGACGGCGTCATTCGTGGCAGTGGTGGTGGAGACGGTGGGCTGTTCAACGGCATCCTGGCGCGCTACCTGGCATTGGTGGTCACGACGCTGCCGCAAAACTCTCCGCAGGACACCGACGCGCGTGCCACCGCTCGCGAGATTCTGCTGTCCTCGGCCGAGTCCGCCTGGGCCAATCGGCTGACGGTGGAAGACCTTCCGTTGTTCGGCGCGGATTGGACACGCACCGCTGATCTGCCGACCGTGCAATCGCAGGCATCGCAGTTCGTCGCCGGCGCGGTCAATCCGTCGACGGTGCCCGAGCGCGATCTGTCGGTGCAGCTGTCCGGCTGGATGCTGCTCGAAGCCGCGCACGTGGTCGCCTGA
- a CDS encoding MMPL/RND family transporter, which produces MHDSPIFGRFAGIISRHAFVVIGLLMMVAGGLMASAPNLEELALTHGSPMMPTNTQSAAALKHMAKAFGESESNNTAAVVVVKDQPFTEQDRQFRAELMKKLRADTAHVEPGMDMWSDPQFATASESPDKMVALAQVQLSGEIGGPKAMESAKAVQRIIDEVAKPPGTTIYATGTSQAAADQINTMMRDVVIIGALSIVLVGGLLLLVYRSLVVAFLPLITVGVAVGIATPIASFLTLAGLIPTSMMTNALMGALALGAGTDYSIFFIGRYQEGRRAGLSVDEAFRAGYRGVAPVVIASGLTVAGALSCMTFAQLDMMKSMGIPGAITMIFTVLSAVTVTPGALLIGARRFGWFEPKSTTRSTRLWRRVGIRVARWPKPIFVTTFASLILLMMVIPSASFNYDELQFIPKDMPSAAGMNAIQEHFPTGQMNPDMILIRAPEDLRTSANIGLLEKAAQQITKLDSVASVQWITRPTGMPMDQTSLMYSVGMAGTMVSQNKIVMEQRQQRMRTMTDNMNSMMGTLQGLQGTLRTAQQGAKQFSAAAGPIQASLNQLKSQLNSVMGPTREAVRSQPNCAADPMCVGAQSTLSNFENMSNVTDQMRSLVSTSGSMTGGLAQAARTMPRMLESMSSMQDLMSETNEQMSQMMSQIDTMTSLMQDLGRSSAGTGDYFYFPAQMLSDPRFKPYLKMMFSEDGTTTRMIVIGSGSSYGDEGIQRVRDLTREMKYALKGTRLEGSVIEIAGPAALIGDMRVMLDRDEKLIMIGCLTVIFTVVLLLLRGLVASLIVIGSVLVSFASTLGLALVIWQHVLGIQLHWSVPVAVFAILISVGADYNLLVASRFKEEMSAGIRTGVIRSIAGTGGVVTTAGLVFAMTQFAMMGSSLVNVAQMGSTIGLGLIIDTFVVRTFTVPTLAVILDKKFWWPLSMSQLWRRT; this is translated from the coding sequence ATGCACGACAGCCCCATATTCGGACGCTTCGCCGGCATCATCAGCAGGCATGCCTTCGTGGTCATCGGCCTACTGATGATGGTGGCCGGCGGCCTCATGGCCTCGGCACCCAATCTCGAAGAGCTGGCCCTGACCCACGGCAGCCCGATGATGCCGACCAACACGCAATCCGCGGCAGCCCTGAAACACATGGCCAAGGCGTTCGGGGAATCCGAGTCCAACAACACCGCCGCCGTGGTCGTCGTCAAGGACCAGCCGTTCACCGAGCAGGACCGTCAGTTCCGTGCCGAACTGATGAAGAAGCTGCGGGCCGATACCGCACATGTGGAGCCGGGCATGGACATGTGGTCCGACCCGCAGTTCGCGACCGCATCCGAAAGCCCGGACAAGATGGTCGCCCTGGCGCAGGTGCAGCTGTCCGGCGAGATCGGCGGACCCAAGGCCATGGAATCGGCAAAAGCCGTACAGCGCATCATCGATGAGGTCGCCAAGCCCCCGGGCACCACGATCTACGCCACCGGGACGAGCCAGGCGGCCGCCGACCAGATCAACACGATGATGCGGGATGTGGTGATCATCGGTGCGCTGTCGATCGTTCTGGTAGGCGGCCTGCTGCTCCTGGTTTACCGATCACTGGTGGTCGCATTCCTGCCGCTGATCACGGTGGGTGTCGCGGTGGGGATCGCGACACCGATCGCCAGCTTCCTCACCCTGGCAGGGCTGATTCCCACCTCGATGATGACCAACGCCCTGATGGGTGCGCTGGCGTTGGGCGCGGGCACCGACTACTCCATCTTTTTCATCGGCCGCTATCAGGAGGGCCGACGTGCCGGCCTGAGCGTCGACGAGGCCTTCCGCGCCGGTTACCGGGGCGTGGCGCCCGTCGTGATCGCGTCCGGGCTGACGGTCGCAGGAGCGTTGTCCTGCATGACATTCGCACAACTGGACATGATGAAATCGATGGGTATACCGGGCGCCATCACGATGATCTTCACGGTGCTCTCGGCGGTGACGGTGACGCCCGGTGCACTGCTCATCGGCGCACGCAGATTCGGCTGGTTCGAACCCAAATCGACCACCCGGTCGACACGACTGTGGCGCCGCGTCGGCATTCGGGTGGCGCGCTGGCCCAAACCCATCTTCGTGACCACCTTCGCCTCGCTGATCCTGCTCATGATGGTGATCCCCAGCGCCTCGTTCAATTACGACGAACTGCAGTTCATCCCCAAGGACATGCCCAGCGCGGCAGGCATGAACGCGATTCAAGAGCACTTTCCCACAGGGCAGATGAATCCCGACATGATCCTGATCCGAGCCCCGGAAGACCTGCGCACCTCGGCCAACATCGGCCTCCTGGAGAAGGCTGCGCAACAGATCACCAAATTGGACAGCGTCGCATCGGTGCAGTGGATCACCCGGCCGACGGGCATGCCGATGGATCAGACCTCGCTCATGTACAGCGTGGGCATGGCCGGAACCATGGTGTCGCAGAACAAGATCGTCATGGAGCAACGGCAGCAGCGGATGCGCACCATGACCGACAACATGAACTCGATGATGGGTACTCTGCAAGGCCTGCAAGGCACACTGCGTACCGCACAGCAGGGCGCCAAACAATTCAGCGCGGCGGCCGGGCCCATTCAGGCCAGCCTCAATCAGCTCAAATCACAGCTCAATTCGGTGATGGGACCTACTCGCGAGGCAGTGCGTTCGCAACCGAACTGCGCCGCCGACCCGATGTGTGTGGGTGCGCAATCCACCTTGTCGAACTTCGAGAACATGTCGAATGTCACCGACCAAATGCGAAGCCTCGTCAGCACATCGGGGTCCATGACGGGGGGTCTGGCCCAGGCCGCGCGGACCATGCCGCGCATGCTCGAATCCATGTCCTCGATGCAGGATCTGATGTCCGAGACCAACGAGCAGATGAGTCAGATGATGTCGCAAATCGACACCATGACCTCGCTCATGCAGGACCTCGGCCGAAGCAGCGCCGGTACCGGCGACTACTTCTACTTCCCCGCGCAGATGCTCTCGGATCCGCGCTTCAAGCCGTATCTGAAGATGATGTTCTCCGAGGACGGCACCACCACCCGGATGATCGTCATCGGCAGCGGCAGCAGCTACGGGGACGAAGGCATCCAACGTGTGCGGGATCTGACGCGTGAGATGAAGTACGCACTCAAGGGCACTCGTCTGGAGGGCAGCGTGATCGAGATCGCCGGCCCCGCGGCGCTGATCGGCGATATGCGCGTCATGCTCGACCGCGACGAGAAGCTGATCATGATCGGCTGCCTGACCGTGATCTTCACCGTGGTCCTGCTCCTGTTGCGTGGTTTGGTGGCATCGCTGATCGTCATCGGCTCGGTGCTGGTGTCCTTTGCCTCGACCCTCGGACTGGCGCTGGTGATCTGGCAGCACGTGCTCGGTATTCAGCTGCACTGGTCGGTACCGGTGGCGGTGTTCGCGATCCTGATCTCGGTGGGCGCCGACTACAACCTGCTGGTGGCGTCGCGCTTCAAGGAGGAGATGAGCGCAGGCATCCGCACGGGCGTCATCCGGTCCATCGCCGGCACCGGCGGCGTGGTGACCACGGCGGGGCTGGTGTTCGCGATGACGCAGTTCGCGATGATGGGGTCGAGTCTGGTCAACGTCGCGCAGATGGGCTCGACGATCGGGCTGGGCCTGATCATCGACACCTTCGTCGTGCGCACCTTCACGGTGCCCACGCTCGCGGTGATTCTCGACAAGAAGTTCTGGTGGCCGCTATCGATGAGTCAGCTCTGGCGGCGTACCTAG
- a CDS encoding SDR family NAD(P)-dependent oxidoreductase yields the protein MAATNSVRPVALVTGPTSGLGGGFARKYASLGYDLVLVARDEQRLGALADELTCRFGIRVEVLPADLADAADRAKVAERLASGVTVLINNAGFATAGEFWTAAPELLHAQLDVNVTAVMELTRAALPSMVEAGAGTVINVASVAGLVSGRGSTYSASKAWVVSFTEGLANGLLGTGVGMHVLCPGFIRTEFHQRAGIEMGTIPEFMWLQVDDVVNTCLQDVAAGKVLSVPGVQYKAITSVTRVIPRGLVRKFNSVVGRGRGRT from the coding sequence ATGGCTGCCACGAACTCGGTGCGCCCCGTGGCGCTGGTTACCGGCCCCACCTCGGGCCTGGGTGGTGGCTTCGCCCGTAAGTACGCATCGCTCGGGTATGACCTCGTACTCGTGGCCCGTGACGAGCAGCGGCTGGGAGCGCTGGCCGACGAGCTCACCTGCCGGTTCGGGATACGTGTCGAGGTGCTGCCCGCTGACCTGGCCGATGCCGCCGATCGCGCCAAGGTCGCCGAGCGCCTCGCCTCCGGGGTGACGGTGTTGATCAACAATGCGGGATTCGCGACCGCCGGCGAGTTCTGGACGGCGGCTCCCGAGTTATTGCATGCGCAGCTCGATGTGAATGTCACCGCCGTGATGGAACTGACCCGCGCGGCCCTGCCGTCGATGGTCGAGGCCGGCGCCGGCACCGTCATCAACGTGGCGAGTGTGGCCGGATTGGTGTCCGGGCGCGGATCGACATACTCGGCATCCAAGGCCTGGGTGGTGTCCTTCACCGAAGGGTTGGCAAATGGGTTGCTGGGCACCGGTGTTGGTATGCATGTGTTGTGCCCCGGGTTCATCCGCACCGAGTTTCACCAGCGGGCCGGAATCGAGATGGGAACCATCCCGGAGTTCATGTGGCTCCAGGTAGACGACGTGGTCAACACGTGCCTGCAGGATGTCGCCGCGGGTAAGGTGCTCAGCGTTCCGGGTGTCCAGTACAAGGCCATCACATCGGTAACGCGGGTGATACCAAGAGGTTTGGTTCGGAAATTCAACAGCGTGGTAGGACGGGGTCGTGGCAGAACTTGA
- the ttfA gene encoding trehalose monomycolate transport factor TtfA — protein MALLWFTLSALCFVCAGVLLYVDIGRRRSRGHRRKSWARSHGFDYMSQDKEIVKRWNRGVMSSAGSAAAANVVLGQIRGEAVYVFDLEDVATIIALHRKVGTNVMVDLRLKVMQEPRESDIWLLGAIGPRMVYSTNLDAARRACDRRMVTFAHTAPETAEVLWNEQHWTLAALPINSNREQWDEGLKAVRQFNDLLRVLPPSGESAPSPIQAAARPSRPVGTSAAPAGDRQPAPVGQGQPQGR, from the coding sequence ATGGCTCTACTTTGGTTCACGCTGTCCGCACTCTGCTTCGTCTGTGCGGGCGTGCTGCTGTATGTCGATATCGGCCGCCGACGTAGCCGCGGACACCGCCGTAAGTCCTGGGCCCGATCCCACGGCTTCGACTACATGTCGCAGGACAAAGAGATCGTCAAGCGCTGGAACCGCGGCGTGATGTCGAGCGCGGGATCGGCCGCGGCTGCCAACGTGGTGCTCGGACAGATCCGTGGCGAGGCCGTCTACGTCTTCGACCTGGAGGACGTCGCGACCATCATCGCGCTGCACCGCAAGGTGGGCACCAACGTCATGGTGGACCTGCGGCTCAAGGTCATGCAGGAGCCCCGCGAGTCCGATATCTGGCTGCTGGGCGCCATCGGGCCGCGCATGGTCTACTCCACCAACCTGGACGCCGCCCGCCGCGCCTGCGATCGGCGCATGGTCACCTTCGCCCACACCGCGCCGGAGACGGCGGAGGTGCTCTGGAACGAGCAGCACTGGACGCTGGCCGCGCTACCCATCAACAGCAACCGTGAGCAGTGGGACGAGGGCCTCAAGGCTGTCCGCCAGTTCAACGATCTGCTGCGGGTGCTGCCCCCGTCCGGTGAATCGGCCCCCTCGCCGATCCAGGCAGCCGCGCGCCCCAGCCGGCCCGTCGGCACCAGCGCCGCGCCTGCCGGCGACCGTCAGCCCGCCCCCGTGGGCCAGGGCCAGCCGCAAGGCCGCTAG
- a CDS encoding acyl-CoA thioesterase encodes MAREDFSFFHPLRVRWAEVDMQGVVFNAHYLAFFDVALTEYWAALTGARNAGGDGVFEHIYVVKSVIDYYAPARFDDLLDVGVRISRMGTASMTCHFEIHRGGEHVITGETVYVHALDGKSAPFPDVFRDRVSGFEKTPVDGG; translated from the coding sequence ATGGCGCGTGAGGATTTCAGCTTCTTCCATCCACTGCGGGTGCGGTGGGCCGAGGTCGACATGCAAGGTGTGGTCTTCAATGCCCACTACCTGGCGTTCTTCGACGTCGCGCTCACCGAGTACTGGGCCGCACTGACCGGCGCGCGCAACGCCGGAGGTGACGGAGTCTTCGAGCACATCTATGTGGTGAAGTCGGTCATCGACTATTACGCGCCGGCCCGCTTCGACGATCTACTCGACGTCGGGGTGCGCATTTCCCGGATGGGGACGGCGAGCATGACCTGCCACTTCGAAATCCACCGTGGCGGTGAACATGTCATCACCGGTGAGACCGTGTACGTGCACGCGCTCGACGGTAAGTCGGCCCCGTTCCCGGACGTATTCCGGGACCGGGTAAGCGGATTCGAGAAGACGCCGGTCGACGGGGGCTAA
- the clpB gene encoding ATP-dependent chaperone ClpB, which translates to MDSFNPTTKTQAALTAALQAAAAAGNPEIRPAHLLVALLSQTDGIAAPLLQAVGVDPATVRNEAQAIADRLPQVSNASANPQLSRDSIAAITTAQQLATELNDDYVSTEHLLVGLATGDSDIAKLLANNGATPQALRDAFVQVRGSGRVTSAEPEATFQALEKYSTDLTARAREGKLDPVIGRDTEIRRVVQVLSRRTKNNPVLIGEPGVGKTAIVEGLAQRIVAGDVPESLRGKTVISLDLGSMVAGAKYRGEFEERLKAVLDEIKNSAGQLITFIDELHTIVGAGATGESAMDAGNMIKPMLARGELRLVGATTLDEYRKYIEKDAALERRFQQVLVGEPSVEDTVGILRGLKERYEIHHGVRITDSALVAAATLSDRYITSRFLPDKAIDLVDEAASRLRMEIDSRPVEIDEVERVVRRLEIEEMALSKEDDEASKQRLDKLREELADKKERLAELTARWQNEKNAIDVVRDLKEQLETLKGESDRAERDGDLGKAAELRYGRIPELEKELEAALPGVQARESVMLKEEVGPDDVADVVSAWTGIPAGRLMEGETAKLLRMEDVLEARVVGQKKAVTAVSDAVRRARAGVADPNRPTGSFLFLGPTGVGKTELAKALADFLFDDEHAMVRIDMSEYGEKHSVARLVGAPPGYVGYDAGGQLTEAVRRRPYTVVLFDEVEKAHPDVFDVLLQVLDEGRLTDGQGRTVDFRNTILILTSNLGSGGTEEQVMAAVRAKFKPEFINRLDDVLIFEPLNPEELVQIVDIQLGQLQKRLAQRRLTLEVSVPAKKWLAQRGFDPIYGARPLRRLVQQAIGDQLAKQLLAGDVHDGDVIPVNVSADGESLILG; encoded by the coding sequence GTGGACTCGTTCAATCCGACCACGAAAACCCAGGCCGCACTGACCGCTGCCCTCCAGGCGGCGGCAGCAGCAGGCAACCCCGAAATACGCCCCGCTCATCTGTTGGTGGCGCTGCTGAGCCAGACCGATGGCATTGCCGCGCCGCTGCTGCAAGCGGTGGGTGTCGACCCCGCGACCGTGCGCAACGAGGCCCAGGCGATCGCCGACCGGCTTCCCCAGGTCAGTAACGCCAGCGCCAACCCGCAGCTCTCGCGCGACTCCATCGCCGCCATCACCACGGCGCAGCAGCTCGCCACCGAGCTCAACGACGACTACGTATCCACCGAGCACTTGCTCGTCGGCCTGGCCACGGGCGATTCCGATATCGCCAAGCTGCTGGCCAACAACGGGGCCACCCCGCAAGCGCTGCGCGATGCCTTTGTTCAGGTGCGCGGCAGCGGTCGCGTGACCAGCGCGGAGCCCGAGGCGACCTTCCAGGCGTTGGAGAAGTACTCCACGGACCTGACCGCCCGCGCCCGTGAGGGCAAGCTCGACCCGGTGATAGGTCGCGATACCGAGATCCGTCGCGTCGTACAGGTATTGAGCCGCCGTACCAAGAACAACCCGGTGCTGATCGGGGAGCCAGGTGTGGGCAAGACCGCCATCGTGGAGGGCCTGGCGCAGCGCATCGTCGCCGGCGACGTGCCCGAGAGCCTGCGCGGCAAGACCGTCATCTCGCTGGACCTGGGATCGATGGTCGCCGGCGCGAAGTACCGTGGCGAGTTCGAAGAGCGGCTCAAGGCCGTCCTGGACGAGATCAAAAACTCTGCCGGGCAACTGATTACGTTCATCGACGAGCTGCATACCATCGTGGGTGCCGGCGCCACCGGTGAGTCGGCGATGGATGCCGGCAACATGATCAAGCCCATGCTGGCGCGCGGCGAATTGCGGCTGGTCGGTGCCACCACGCTCGACGAGTACCGCAAGTACATCGAGAAGGACGCCGCGCTGGAGCGCCGGTTCCAGCAGGTGCTGGTCGGCGAGCCGTCGGTGGAAGACACCGTCGGCATCCTGCGTGGCCTCAAGGAGCGGTACGAGATCCATCACGGCGTGCGGATCACCGACTCCGCGTTGGTGGCTGCGGCGACGCTGTCCGACAGGTACATCACCTCGCGCTTCCTGCCGGACAAAGCCATTGACCTGGTGGACGAGGCGGCGTCTCGTCTGCGCATGGAAATCGATTCGCGCCCAGTGGAAATCGACGAGGTCGAGCGCGTCGTGCGCCGGCTCGAAATCGAAGAGATGGCGTTGTCCAAGGAAGACGACGAGGCCTCCAAGCAGCGTTTGGACAAGCTGCGCGAGGAACTGGCCGACAAGAAGGAGCGGCTCGCCGAGCTGACCGCGCGCTGGCAGAACGAGAAGAACGCCATCGACGTGGTGCGTGACCTCAAGGAGCAATTGGAAACCCTCAAGGGTGAATCCGATCGCGCCGAACGTGACGGTGATCTGGGTAAGGCCGCCGAGCTGCGCTACGGGCGCATCCCCGAGCTGGAGAAGGAGCTGGAGGCCGCTCTTCCCGGCGTGCAGGCGCGCGAGAGTGTCATGCTCAAGGAGGAGGTCGGGCCCGACGATGTCGCCGACGTGGTGTCGGCGTGGACCGGTATCCCGGCCGGACGGCTCATGGAAGGCGAGACCGCCAAGCTGCTGCGCATGGAAGACGTGCTGGAGGCGCGGGTCGTCGGGCAGAAGAAGGCCGTCACTGCGGTTTCCGATGCGGTGCGCCGTGCCCGGGCCGGTGTCGCCGACCCCAATCGGCCCACCGGATCGTTCCTGTTCCTCGGACCCACCGGCGTCGGCAAGACCGAGCTGGCCAAGGCTCTCGCGGACTTCCTGTTCGACGACGAGCACGCCATGGTGCGTATCGACATGTCCGAATACGGCGAAAAGCACTCTGTGGCAAGGCTTGTCGGTGCTCCACCCGGGTACGTGGGATATGACGCCGGTGGTCAGCTGACCGAGGCGGTGCGGCGACGTCCGTACACGGTGGTGCTGTTCGACGAGGTCGAGAAGGCGCACCCGGATGTGTTCGACGTGCTGCTGCAGGTGCTCGACGAGGGACGTCTGACCGACGGTCAGGGCCGCACGGTGGATTTCCGCAACACCATCTTGATCCTGACCTCGAACCTGGGGTCGGGAGGCACCGAGGAGCAGGTCATGGCCGCGGTGCGAGCCAAATTCAAGCCGGAGTTCATCAACCGGCTCGACGACGTGCTCATCTTCGAGCCGCTCAACCCCGAGGAGCTGGTGCAGATCGTCGACATCCAGCTGGGGCAGTTGCAGAAGCGGCTGGCGCAGCGGCGACTGACACTGGAGGTGTCCGTGCCCGCCAAGAAGTGGCTGGCACAGCGCGGTTTCGACCCGATCTACGGGGCGCGCCCGCTGCGGCGCCTGGTGCAACAGGCGATCGGCGATCAGCTGGCCAAGCAGCTGCTGGCCGGTGATGTGCACGACGGTGACGTCATTCCGGTGAACGTCAGCGCCGACGGCGAATCGCTCATTCTGGGATAA
- a CDS encoding TrmH family RNA methyltransferase — protein MSDESEDPADRPTEPSLWGATGNGVGPWELERGLPLPQDPRYDPELLRDGDARNVVDVYRYWRRDAIVADIDARRHRLHIAIENFENDANIGTVVRTANAFAVHTVHIVGRRRWNRRGAMVTDRYQHLMHHDSTEELLEYAGQTGLTVVAVDNVPGSVPLETAQLPENCLMVFGQEGPGVTDASKGGAVMTVSIAQFGSTRSINAGVAAGIAMHAWIRQHADLTKAW, from the coding sequence GTGAGTGACGAGTCGGAAGATCCCGCCGACCGGCCCACGGAGCCATCTCTATGGGGAGCCACCGGCAATGGGGTGGGGCCGTGGGAGCTTGAACGCGGTCTGCCACTGCCGCAGGACCCACGTTATGACCCGGAGCTGTTGCGCGACGGGGATGCTCGCAATGTCGTTGACGTCTACCGCTATTGGCGACGCGACGCGATTGTCGCGGATATCGACGCACGGCGCCACCGGCTGCATATCGCGATCGAGAATTTCGAGAACGATGCCAACATCGGGACGGTGGTGCGCACCGCCAACGCGTTCGCGGTGCACACCGTGCATATCGTCGGGCGGCGCCGGTGGAACCGGCGCGGCGCCATGGTCACCGACCGTTACCAGCATCTGATGCACCACGACAGCACCGAAGAACTGCTGGAGTACGCAGGGCAGACCGGTCTTACCGTGGTGGCCGTCGACAACGTGCCCGGATCGGTGCCCCTGGAGACCGCGCAACTGCCCGAGAACTGCTTGATGGTCTTCGGGCAGGAGGGTCCCGGCGTCACCGATGCGTCCAAAGGCGGTGCCGTGATGACGGTTTCGATCGCTCAATTCGGGTCGACGCGCAGCATCAACGCTGGGGTGGCCGCGGGTATTGCCATGCATGCCTGGATCCGTCAGCACGCTGACCTGACCAAGGCGTGGTAG
- the pyrE gene encoding orotate phosphoribosyltransferase translates to MAELDLGPDLNAAERDELAALVRDIAVVHGKVTLSSGKEADYYVDLRRATLHHRAGALIGRLVRELTGDWQYAGVGGLTLGADPVATAVMHAPGRPIDAFVVRKSVKAHGMQRLIEGFDVAGQQVLVVEDTSTTGGSALTAVHAVREAGGEVIGVATVVDRDTGAAEAIRAEGVPYRYVLGLADLGLAGS, encoded by the coding sequence GTGGCAGAACTTGATTTAGGACCGGATCTCAACGCCGCCGAGCGCGACGAGTTGGCGGCCTTGGTCCGCGATATCGCCGTGGTGCACGGCAAGGTGACACTGTCTTCGGGCAAGGAGGCCGACTACTACGTCGACCTGAGGCGCGCCACGCTGCATCACCGTGCCGGTGCCTTGATCGGACGGCTGGTCCGCGAGCTGACCGGTGACTGGCAATACGCCGGTGTCGGCGGACTGACCCTCGGGGCCGATCCGGTCGCGACGGCCGTCATGCACGCCCCCGGACGGCCGATCGACGCGTTCGTTGTGCGCAAATCGGTCAAAGCCCATGGTATGCAACGTCTTATCGAGGGATTCGATGTAGCAGGGCAACAGGTGCTGGTGGTCGAGGACACCAGCACCACCGGAGGGTCCGCGCTCACGGCCGTGCACGCGGTCCGCGAGGCGGGTGGCGAGGTGATCGGGGTGGCCACCGTCGTCGACCGTGACACCGGTGCTGCCGAGGCCATCCGCGCCGAAGGTGTTCCCTATCGGTATGTGCTGGGACTGGCGGATCTCGGCCTGGCCGGATCGTGA